TAGGTGCAAAAATATCTTGTGGTTGGGAAGCTCCATGATAAATGATGGGGTCAGTCCCTAGATTTTGCAATAATTGAGTGACTGAGAAGTTAAATCCTTTATGAGTTTCTCATGAGATGGACTCAACTCCATCAACAATGTATAAAAGGATCGCAAACTTTAAAGATTTTGCAGTATCCTCTGGATGGCATACAACTAAAAGGATGAAAGAAAGCCTCCAAATATGATCATGCAACTATAAAGAGACAAGCGTGGAAGTGGGCCTGGGTACTAGAACCTTTTTTGGAAGCATTTATTGTGCTCAAAGCAATTCTTTGAAGAGGGCCATGAACAAAGAGTACTTAGATATCAACCAGGTGTATTCTAATATGGAATTTGTGGATTGGCAGCCCACGCATTAGAAACACCTTAATGATTGGAAGTTTTCTAACCTGGAAAATGTGTTAGCTACCTTGAACATGTGACATTTACAGGGAGAGTAAAGATAAAAGATGCTGGTAGTTTGATAAATAAAGGTATCTCAAAGTTCAGTTCCAGTATGATGCTTTCTAATGTCTAAATCCAAGATAGCAGTTTGAAGTAAATGACTATGACATAAAACAGTTTTTTCATCTGGACAGCCTTTTGGTGTAGTATTTTCAAAGCCAAACACCTGGTCACAAGAGGGCATTGATTTCCAAATGCTTGCCTTCTAGATCAAAGAGGTGCAGAATctgttcatcatcttctactTCATTGGTATTTTGCAAATGAAGTACTGGCAACCTTTGTTTTGGGTGCAGGCGTAAATTAGATACTTCCAGAAAAGTTATTGGACATCATGTCCGCCGTCCAAACTTGGGGTCTTGATTGTCATAGCTTTACCTTATCTCCTTCAAACAGCTATAACCTGAAGTATTAGGATTAAAAGAAAGTGCAGAGCACTGTAGAATACCTTCAAAGCCAGCATGTGGGGCCACCCTTCTAGAACCAAGGATTTCTGATTCTTGGGCAACTAGATATGAAGCAATTGATGAGATAAGCTCTTCAGATATCAAAAGTagaaattctttttatttttctctttaggTAATTCTTTATAGAAAGGGTTTCacttccttcttttttccttaccCTTTTATATAGCTCTTTCTTTATGGGTCTTGTAAAGCATAGCTAGTCCTCACACTGATTAGAGGAGCTATTAAACGGCATTCCCTATTCGcctttttaaataaaaaaatgttgaCTGTGGAGATGATAAATTAAGAAGGGATGGAGGTAACTGGCTAGTGATCTGATCTATAGAAAGCTCATGATCCCCAACATGTGCTTCCAGGAGAAGATCCTCAGGATCACTCTCCAATTTATTATTGCACCATTCTTCATGAGGTTCAAAAGTGTTGCAGGTTGCCTCTCACACCATCACAATACCTATTGAATGATGGCAGCTGGGAGCATTCTCTAGAAGACCTTGGATATTTTGGAATTTGCTGCATTCTTGACTGTGTTGATTATCTTGAAGGAGAGAAACTATTTAAGGAAAAAGTGTCCCATTTGAAAGGGAGATTGATTGGGTGTTGAGCCTCCTTTTCTCTTGATCTTCTATTTAAGTAGAATTTAACGTGGTCGGGATGTGATGTTCTTTATGTAGAATGGGGAATATATCAATCATCGTTGCACAGCACATCCCTAGCATGTCTTTTTGATCATGttcttcattaaaaaaaatataagattcTCCCTTTATTCTTTGAtgttagaaagaaaaagagaaggatttATAACATTATTATAGAGGTGTACCTTAGTTACCTAAAGTGTTGGTAGCATGAGAGTTGAATCCTAAAGAAACCTCATTACCTTAGTATCTTACtaataaaaagaagggagatggttctctgagcaagcagggtACTATAAATCCTCTCACACTAATTCTTTGATCATTATTTCTCTCTtccaaaaattaataaaataattcaatGTGAGGAGGTACGCCCTAAGCTCAGAGAGCCTTTCCCTAAAAAGAACTTTTTACCCCAAAATACATTTTGTCCATGTACAGTTCAGAGCTTTTAATAGAGTCTTATCATCTTGAACACAGAAATAAGAAGAATTGGGAGAATGCTATGTTTATGCTATCATTGACTCATTACAAACAATTGAGACACCGCGAATTTTCATGATATGCAATCAACCCAACTAATACTGAAGTCTTGTTATTAAAAGAATGTACACGAGGAATTAAAATGCAGCATACCACATGAACAGGATTAGTAACCTTCCACTCTGCAATTCCTGCACGAATGTATGTATTCCTGCTCACATAAAGGCCTTCAAATGGCAAGGGAAAAGGAGAAATAAGTTTGTAGACACTCCTAACAAACCGTAAAACTGAAGATAAATGAAACAAATGAGAAAAGCTAATGAATAAGAAATATGGGATGTAAATTTGCTTGAATGGGATGAAGAAAACATAGACAAATGGAGGATGAAAcactaaaatgataaaataaaataaccaagTGAACAAGCCATTCTTAAAATTTATTTCAAACGAGACTATGAAAAATCACAAGaaaacacaaggaagatgcacATTAGCTATTGCAAAAATCTAACCCTTAAATCTCCACAGAACTTAATAAGCCCTGCCCCAACTGGGATCAGCAACTCAAATCCTGTTTTCCCATTCCATAATATATTGTCATTTCAGCCCATAAATTCTAGAAACAGCTTAATAAAACAACGAAGAATATAATTCAATTCCTGAATATAAGGAATCTCTAAATCGATAGAATATAGAGTACAGGTTCCAAGTCAAGATATGTGTGGATGATCGATAAAATAGAGTAACAGACTCAAATGTTGATATCTGCTCACACGTAAAGCATCCTTCTACAGCCAAACTCATAGAATACCAAGCATAGCCAATGCAAAACAGTTGATTATTTCGATTTGCCTCCAAATGCATAATAGGAACCTTACTGAAAGTTCTTTCTGttgtattcttttgtttttctagtATTCATTTATGGTGAAAGGTTTAATACACAACCATGTATGAACACAGTCAACACTTTAGCCGTCGGATAGGAATACTCGATTCTTGTGCGACTATATGACGACTGAAGTGTTGACCGTGTATCAtatacacgaccgtgcatgaaaaTCGGTcattttatctatttatttattaaaatctAGTTATTTATGAAATATACAGAAACTTCTTAAATATTTATAAGAATATCAAAAGCAACAAAGATAAGTGCAGATAAACTGGAAGGCCATAGAAAAACATTGGCTCAAACCTTACCATCAGTACGGATCCTTGGTCTTAAAATCCACATCTTCCTCCAAGAACCTTCATATCTAGACTGTAGAATCTTGTAACTTTCCACTGGTCCGGAGAGCTTCATACAAACAAGATCTGAGTTTCAGCTTGTAAAATATTTACCGATATCTGGATCTTCGGAGTCCGGACTGCCAGTTGCTTAATCTATGTTGAACAAGGTAGATTTTCTACACATCACAAGAGTTACctacatcatctcctccatctgaATTCCCCTGACCAAACTGCCACCTAAATTTGTGATGTTGAACTCTATAGGAGTGTTGGAATTACTTCTCATACATGAACTCTAAATTgcatataattttttaaataaacccAAGATAATTGAATATTGAATAGAATTTAGACAACCTGATTCACTGGAGTTTCAACTCCGAAGATCCAAAAACTCTTGCATTCAAATCCAATGGAAGTAAGTTCATGACGTACAAGCAAATTCAGATTACCTGCCAAGCCTTTAAGCATGCATTTCGCCAAAACACCGGATTACGAATTGTATATCTCCATTTTCGACAAACACATGCTGCCCTCCCCATGCTGTAAGGACTCATTCTCGCAAAAACCTAGATATGAAAttcataacagaaaaataataataataaatagcaTATAAACATAACATTGTCCTATGAAAAACAGAGTCAAGCTTGCCGACATTTTAAAATTTCACAACTTTTAACTAGGCTAGTGAACAAGGAAGCAGATTAGCAGGTCTACCACTAAAATGAATATTTTGTGCACACAAATGATTATTTAAGTATTTAACTAAATATCAGCCAAATGGATTGTCCAAGTCAGCAGAACCTAGACGAGCCATGGCTTTTACAGTATCGAAGAGCAATAGTGAAAATAAAACCAATAATCCCAAATAAAGCTTAAGTGAAGCAAACACTCCACAATTCTAACTTTTCAGCTAGCTGAACTTCAGTTATGGAACCACAAACATGTCAATGAACAGATGGAATCTAATTGAATTGCGGTCCCTTAATTTGAAAAATGATTTCCACAAAGATTTCCATCATATGCTCACCCTTCAACGTCGAATATGTTGGATGTAtgtatccatcaaacccaatttaaagtTTTTAAACTAAAATGATTTgcattattattttatgtgCGATTGTTTGTCCTAATGTCACTTATAACTTAAAGTGTTCACAACTAATGACAGAATTGGGCATTCTGTTAATAGGATTGTTACATTCAGGGTTccaggtttagggttttgaccCTGGCAGACACCGAAACTTCgcaggtttcgaccgaaacctggAATTTTTGTGGGCTAAAATCTAAACCtaggtttcgaggcccagaaaatggtttttttgtttttgtgtgtgctgaattagtttcacaaaaaaaaaacacccaaatggtacttgtggtttggaCCCAAATTTGCTAGTGTACGTTGAATGTCATTGTACACTAGCCCTATAATAAACACtgactacatataatttagcaACTGGAAATGTAAATATgcaaataaaataatcaaaacatacattaggTTTGGGaaatacaagtatacaacacTCATCACTCAAAACCACATGGTGTTTCTTGGCGGGTCTAATCCACGAGCTGTGTATGACTACAGATTCCGTTGACACTCTTCCGAATTCAGCACATATGTATCCTATAACATATTTTGTGCCCCATTGTTCTGAACAATGATAGTTCATGATAGCCCACCTATGAGCCTCATCATCAACATACCAAAGGTATCCCAACATAAGGAATTGCTCATTGAGACTAGAACTGGGTGGAGCCGGCACAAATGGTTGGACCAGATACAAGAACATGTTGTCGACGGAAGATGACCCAGCACCTGACCCACCCCTGTACTCAATGTTAGGGAATGTAGTAGTGTCAAACCCTACGAAACAAGGAGGTCTCAATCGAAACCTGTTGAAATATGGCAGGTTTCAATCAAAACCAGtgaattttatttatatatggtTTGACCATGTACCAAACCAGTATTGACCCTTGGTTTCGTTTCGGTTAGTGTTGAAACTGATACGTCTCGGCCGAAACTCTTAAAACCATGGTTACATTGTATATTTTCGAAATGTAAATCCAAAATATAAATGCAAGTATCTAAATTGTATGTGTAGCGAACTAGATCATCTTAATAGTCTTGCATAGTTGCATGGGCTTTTGTCAGTTCTATACGCAAAAAGACTCTTCGATAGTTATTTTGGTCCCCATTCTGAGAGGTCCTTACCTTTGCAAATGGACTTTGTGCGTTTTGATGTACCAAAGGTTGATTCCTACCCTACCCATATATCGGTACATTGGATTCACAATGTTCATATTTGAATGCAAGAGATGCTCGACGTGGAATCAACTTCTCAAGTAGGATGGATAGCTTGAGAAAGTTATCCGATTATGATTAGACCAAATTCGGAGCTTGGTGGCAATTTTGTTAATAGATTACAAATgcatttaaaatattattatttaatgATTATATTTGAAAGTGTTCTGTAAAAGTTCTATGTCCAATCTATAGTCGACATTCTCTGTATAAGTTGTGCcaatggattagggtttttgacGAAGATTCAATCCATGCCATAAGCCCGTCGTGCAATTTTGTTAAGTGGAAAGACTGAAATGTAATTGTTTCTATCACTTGAAGGGGTTTTAAGTTGTATGCATCTAAGGGTGCACTTCTGAAATAGTTTGTTTACTAATTAAAAGTTACACTTTTAAATAAACAATTGTATTCACTAAAATAGGGTTAGACTCGCATAAGGCAACCCTAGTTGGATCATCTAACAGGATCCCATCACTCGTCTTGTAGAATGCTGTAAGGAAACTGGGTCTCAACACCAAGATTCGAAACACCGAGATCTTACGGTGagtttatgtttttttcttcttctttgtttcgataatgatgtttcggtgggcaaatggccacAATTGGCTCTGAAACTTTAAGGGCAGCTTGTTTTTggcttaataaacatgttttaatcttcaaatttattaaaaaaacacccaatttggtgttttggattcgcatccttggttggcagtaaacatcaaacttttaatataaaattgcctattctacacattgtttgggTGCTATGacacataattggcaagtaaaacaattaaattatgcaataatggatgaagacacataatattgaataattatataagaaatagttaaagactaaaagtttctactacaatcTACAAAATAcagtgaagtgttcacaatgcatattacgtAGACACCCGACCCAATtacagtgaacaatacataagtcatagacaccctaCTACactagtcttccatgtcccaactcccaacaagATAATACTATGAGTATGTGGAGTTGGGATCCAACGAGAACGGctcctaggcgacgccttgtcACATCTTAAATTCTGGTGTCGGTGTGTCGCCTTGTTGGTGCCGACTTGGTTTTTGACCCCCTCACTCGCCTTGGTTTgcctaggcgccttgacaactatggttctcGTACGCCCACATACCTCTTGCCtattgatatgaactatgacgtgCTGGATCAAGTCCACTCATGGTCTGATGGAGACGACGTGCATTGTAGCCAAATCTTCCACAATAGGCAGCAATCGATCTCTTTGTAGTGATGTGGCAAGTGGCAACCCCCAGTAGTGTATCCCAATAAAATTGAGTGATGATATGGCCAAAAAGTCAAGAACCAAGGTTTTCCCTCTTCTCTGTCAAGTTACTACGAAAATTCAAAGTCTGTCTCGAGTTGGTGCTTTTTTACAGTGTGGAATGTATCAGTTATCCGAAATTTCAGCGAGACGGTACCGAAATCTCGCCAAAATTTCAGTCGATATTCGAGTTAGTGCATATTTTGTGTCCCACATATAAACTTGTCTCGAGGAGCTCGAGATTTTGGCAAGATTTAGAACTATGCTCAACACTAGTAAATAAGCAACTAAGGGGAGATAGAAAGAGGCTtttgagaattagggtttttctcCCCACACATTGTTCTCCATTATTAGTGAATTATGGTTTTGAATCCTAGTAAGAGAACCATGGTTGTTCGTCCTATGCAATTGTTGTTCGAGGAATACCCAAGTCTTCCCTACAAACATCTCAGGTTCAAGTGCTGAATTCCTTTGGAGATACTGCGATAGTGGTAACATTTAaaccttatttttttagtttcgTTTGAATACCCTAATTCCTACAAAGAACAGTTGATGGTTGGAAATTTTTATTTGGCATCGCCGCCAACAGAATAAGAATAGTGCAATCCACCCCAAAGAACGCATTAGGATTTtctccaccaaaaaaaataaaggccgCCTCCATCAGAAAAATATAGCATTAATGGCTAAAGTTAGTGTTCGCGGTACCTCAAATAGCAGTTCATCAGGCAAGCAACGGTGTATGAGTGCCGGATCAACAAATGGCTTACTACTTGCACTCCCAAAAGGAGCAACAGGTCTAACTCTCTTTCCATAAAGATCTGAAACAGAATTCCAGGAGACATAAATTATTAAACAGCTCGCTTCCAAAGAAGAACTAAGAGCACTACTGTGCAGCAAATTCAATTTAACTGCTCAACAACATTGATCCAGTACATAAAAGATGTAAAATCAAAAAAGTATATGTTACATACCAAGCCAAGGTCTTTGTGTAATTAAGAACTGTACGGTTCTCAGACGAGAAGCCGATTCGAGTTCTTGTGGAACTGACAAGGCAAAGTCTGCAACAGATTGACAAAAATTCAATAcaacagattaaaaaaaaaaaacacggaTTGAAAACCCAACAAAACATGATAATAACAGAAACAGAAACGATTATCTACGTGAAATGAAGTCAGCTATCACGAATTTTCTAGAAATCCGTGTAAATTCTCAACATAATTCATGTAATAGGCTAACAGCAAGAAGCCAACATGGGGAAAAGCGACGAAATTGATTCTAATCGTTGAAATAAGAGACGCGTGTCATGGAAAATTAAGCTTTCGGACAGAAATTCGAATCCTTATGAATGAAACTGCTGAATCGGTACAGGAATATCGAACAGGGAAAGTCATCAATTCTATTGAAATTAAAAGGGAATTTTTGGCCAGTTGTGAAGGAATACCTGAATTCATGAGAAATATGAAGAAGATCAAAGTTCCTACGTATAGAATTTAGGTAAAAGCTCTGTTCTCGAGCTCCGACGAGAACGTCGACTCCACATGGAGAGAGACAAAACGACgaagaggaaaataaaaaggggaagaCATTTCAGAGTAGATGACCGTGCACCGACTCTAAACTGGCCCACCAACCGTAAAATGTGTGGGGCCTTCCCCAGCTTTTCTTAAATTTGAGGAAGATATTTTGGGAGTTTGGAGCTTATCTTGGTGAAGTTACAATTTTCACGAAAAAATTATTTCCTGCCAAGAAATCGACCTTCATAACTCACAAGTTACAAATTGTCACAACATACAAGCATGTAGCATGGGGAAAATAACATaattcaaatttcttttttatttgttcgATAATATCTGtactcttttttgtttggtaataaGGGGTGTATTGATTCAAACGTGTATTACACATGGTAGGGGATTCAAGAGACTCCCTAAGCCACGTAGTGGAGTTTGGTCAAGTTGTTGATGTAACCGACAAGGGCTTTCGGGCTAAGGTATTGGCAATAGCATTTGCCTCCCTAAAAATATAAGAAACTTCAAATTATATATGTGATGGATAAAAGTCGGGGTTCTAAAGAACCCTTGTACATCAGTTACCAAAAGATTAGTGAAAAACATTGGAGGAAGGAAGGGTCAAACTGAACACTGAACAAGAGATTGGCAAAAAAGATAAACCATGCCATCAAAGTTGTCTTGTATCTCCATGGAAAATGTCGATGGGGATCTTACAAAAAATTGAATGACAACAAGGGAttcagattaaaaaaataagctTGTGTAAATCATGGGTAATGATGCAGCATAAAGCAATGCGAAGTGCCCAGAGTTCAGCTACTAGATTGTAGTAATTCTAGTATATTCAGATAAAGCATGTAAATAGTGCCTTGGGGATCACATATGATACCACCAATATctggattcggctcctctctagggagctcaatgcccagggggcatccaaggattgggttgtgccacacacatctcggggcatgcctagggatgtgtgtggcatagTCCAACAGCTTGATACCCCCTGAGCATGCTAggttccctggagaggagctcaattgCCAATATCCGTGTGGCCAAGATTTGGTTTTGTAAAACCATCCGTGTTGATTTGGGGGAAGTTACAATGAGAGAAGAATCGGtatggaagaggaagagggatgACATGTGAGATAGACAAAAGAAGTCATGAGCAAGAAAGGCACTGGAATGTAGGGTGTGAGATAGATAAAAAGGATTAGAATCAAATGGTAAGGTGTTCCTTGCTTTGCAGATGCTCTAGAGCCAAAGAGGTAACGAATTCTCAATTTTCCATGGCAATAATTTTGACACATAAcatgaagaaaccaaaaaagaaaagggatatCATATTAAGTGAAGTGTATAGATGTATAAAGGTGAAGGATATGAGTGTGCAAGAGTAATGTTTTagagcaaaagaaaaataaatgttCAAGAGTCTCATAACTTAAAAGAGAGTCACATAATGGGCATGTTATAggaatttgacaaaaaaaaataatgacgGAGTCATCTTGTGAGCAAAAAGATTGGGGGTACACCATACAAAAAGATGCACTTTTGGTGAGCAAGGCAGCTTCTATAATTAGGATCAGGTCTAGTGAGGacccatatcttttttttttggtaagaagtgAGGACCCATATCAAGGTATAAGTGGGAAAGAATAGTATGATAAATGGATGATACGATTGGAATGCTACTTAATGTTGATCCCCAAATAAGTGTATCATAGAAAAAAATTGGGGGTAGAGCAATGTTCTGTATATGAGCAAGGATCGAAGGTTCCAATACTTCCTGTAAGGAGGTTTGGTCTTACTGTCTGTGTGATATGATGTCCGAAATCGTATGAGGAAAGCTGGGTTAGGAAGAAATCAAACAATAGTGGAAAAGAAAGCCGGTTGGAGAATGAAAAGTCAATAGATTGACCCAAGTCTTAATGCCGCTATAGGCCTAATTTCAAAACATCACACCTAATCAAAAGGCCCTtctaaccccaaaaagaagcATGGGAGAGGGAAATGTCCCAGACATCGGAttgagaaaaatatttttgttagAGAACCTGGCCTCACAGATAATGCAAATGTTGAATTAGCCACCACACaactttttccaaaaaaagCTTTGTTAAGCATAGAGAATTGAGGAATTCTCATCCTCTACTCATTGGGAGAAGAGATGATAATCACGTTGATATAAATGAAAGCATTAGGTTTGTCCCAAAAAATGATCGCAATATAGAAGTTAATTTAGATAGAGTGGAATAAAGAATGACAAAAGCTTGCACGAGATAAGGTTGTTAATATGTGTTTAAGAAGCACATACCTGCCAGCAAATGAAAGCAAAGAGGGGCTCCAACGAGTGATGCGGTGGTGAGCATGGTGAATTAGAGGTACTGTGCCTAGTAATGATGGGAGACCCCAAATTATTACTTGATTTTTGAACAAAGGTCATATTTAGAATGTTCGCTAATAAGGTTTTACATTGAGGGACAATTATGAATAAAATAAACCAGTGATTAAGAGCAATTAATTTATTGTCCTGGTATGACATCAAATTTAGTGAGAATGGACTAAAAAGAACGACAATTCCTTGATGTGGCCTTAACAAAGTAAAACTATCATTAACAGAGAAAATGTGTGATAATGGAGGACCTCATCATGGGATTTTAATGGAAGCAACGTGATTATAATAGTAGTGAGGACATGAAGCGACATAATGAATAAGCACAGGAATAAAGGGTTACCCTGATGGATTCCAAATTTGAGATAAAAAGGTGTGAGTAGGCGAGCCCTTAATCAAGATGGTTAAACTAACAGAACAAACACATTCCATAATCAAATTAACGTAGGGAAATTGATAAGCTTGAAGGACAAGCTGTAAAAAGTCCCACTCAACATGATCATAAGCCTTTGAGACATATTTTTCACGCATTACATGAAAATCGGTccatttaattatttattaaaatctatttatttataaaatatatatataaagttatTAAAATATATAACACCACCAAAAACAACAAATATAAGTGCAACTAAACTTGAAAGCCATGGAAACAcattaagcaaaaaaaaaaaaaaaaaaaaaaaatcattatcgaattatcaccaaacttcctcaaaacaaaaactttgaaaaattgCAAGCgaattcttcttattttcttcttcttctgatacCATATAACCATTGGTACTTTGCATCTTGACATAGAATTGAATTTCACCGTTTTTGGTAAGTTAAACATCCTTTTTTAAAGATGTTTcaccatttttggtttttttttttttgggggggggggtgtaaacAACCCAATCAGAGTTTGATAATTGGTAAGATCAAACAGATAAgaaaaatttgtttaaaaagaaaaagaaaaggtaccTAGGATTATTTGGGTGCATGAACATGTATGGGAATAGATGGAAAGGTTATATTATCAAATTTGTAGCGATTGTTTTATCATACCATTTCTTAAATATCCAACAATTATAGTTAGTTAATCTTCGAGTGAGAAACCACTTGCACCCATCCACCGATTTACCAATTTTGTTTGTGAATTATTGGAACTACAACTTTGTTCTCCTCTCTTAATCTCTCCCGGTCTCTAGTATTCTATTTTTCTATCATTCACCTAGGGTTTAAAAAAAGCAGTATTCGATCAGTCAAGGTTGATCCTGACAGATCAAGATTGGCAGATCCTAGGTATTACAAATTGAGACACCGATCCTGATTTCCACTGCTCCTAATCGTTGTTGTCCGAATCATGGTTAGTAAATTCGTATATTATACATGTATTATTCGCATATCCGAAcgtttattttttggtagaaatattGATAAACTTTATTAATATCAACGTGAATTACACATGGGTGAAGATGAACATAACTCCTAGATCCATGGATCATAATTTGGCTAGACTGTTGTGCACGTTACCAACAACGCCTTCCTCGCCTGGGAGTCAACTACACTATTAACTTCTATTGGAAGATATGTAATCGAACAAGAAGTAAAATAGGACGACAAATGAATAATATCATCCACTACAAGTTTTACTTATGGTGGTGGGTAACATAACCCACGTTGAAGATAAGACACAAAATCTCTATGATCTGTCTCCACCAACAAACGCTCTTATCCTTCAAAAATACCTTCTAACAATGCTAAACGAATAGACATGGCTTCACCAATAAGCACCAATGTGAAACAACATGAAGAAAAGCCACTGCAGAATTCCAAAATATACATCCAAGACCACAACTGGCTGCTCCTTAACAAAAATTAGCATCACAATTTATTTTGATATACTTTCGTGGTAGTGGAGTCCATTTTGAATCGCTTGAGACTCTGAGAGTGCATTGtaatccaaaacaaaatttgaaGTGGAGGTTGGTAACACATTACCATTTAGGAAAACCTCATGAGTAGCATTATCCGAATGTTTAATTGAAGAAGCGGTTTTTTTAGATACGGTAAAAAACGAATAATAAGCGTATTATACGTTTAagttagataaaaaaaaacagaacaaaatTGAAACCTCTAAACCCTCGCCAAGCGCCCTTCCCCCCCTCgtcccattcttcttctttgtcttcgtTCTCGGACGTGTTCAGCAGCTGGCCGGCGAGTGAGCGACTCTCCATCAAGTCAATAGATTCAGTAATTTGCTCACTTCCTCTTCTCCGTTTCATCTTCCTGAACCACGACCGATTGCAGCGGAGCGAAAACTCTATCGAAGGCTTTAGCAGCGGCGGGAGGCTGACTTACGGCTCCTCTTCTCCGGAGAGTCTCCATTTGAGGCTATTGAGTTGAGCCCCTGCCCCGGTatcccattcttcttctctgaaCCCTTATCACGGGACAAGCCGTTGCAATCCTTCTTCCCTTCAAGGGACAAGCCGTTGcaacccttcttctcttcaagcGACCAGGCCTGGAATTCGTCTTAAAAAATTCAGATTCCAGACTTTTAAACCCTGTTTTCACTTCTCCTCCTTGCAGTCATTTCCCTATCCACCTCTACGGAGAGTGTTGCTTCCTCCTTCCCCACAGCATATCAAAGCATGTCATGCGAAACCG
The sequence above is a segment of the Telopea speciosissima isolate NSW1024214 ecotype Mountain lineage chromosome 7, Tspe_v1, whole genome shotgun sequence genome. Coding sequences within it:
- the LOC122670061 gene encoding F-box protein 7 isoform X2, which gives rise to MNSDFALSVPQELESASRLRTVQFLITQRPWLDLYGKRVRPVAPFGSASSKPFVDPALIHRCLPDELLFEVFARMSPYSMGRAACVCRKWRYTIRNPVFWRNACLKAWQLSGPVESYKILQSRYEGSWRKMWILRPRIRTDGLYVSRNTYIRAGIAEWKVTNPVHVVEAALLYPGLRPTVLRIRLRLRGTIAGANNRMDLLSLVTSGVNDNEINSHNNDDMLGVVEGWQDDETHNPDVPAVSHKRGMTPFVFVPFEEVETSVLNLPVDKMDYFVPG
- the LOC122670061 gene encoding F-box protein 7 isoform X1, giving the protein MNSDFALSVPQELESASRLRTVQFLITQRPWLDLYGKRVRPVAPFGSASSKPFVDPALIHRCLPDELLFEVFARMSPYSMGRAACVCRKWRYTIRNPVFWRNACLKAWQLSGPVESYKILQSRYEGSWRKMWILRPRIRTDGLYVSRNTYIRAGIAEWKVTNPVHVVCYFRYIRFFHSGRFLYKNSSQKVREVVKCMNFRASKTDCVFSGRYTLSDDKVEAALLYPGLRPTVLRIRLRLRGTIAGANNRMDLLSLVTSGVNDNEINSHNNDDMLGVVEGWQDDETHNPDVPAVSHKRGMTPFVFVPFEEVETSVLNLPVDKMDYFVPG